The Topomyia yanbarensis strain Yona2022 unplaced genomic scaffold, ASM3024719v1 HiC_scaffold_42, whole genome shotgun sequence genome contains the following window.
CTTGTTGAGAATGATGCATTGCCGCGCGTATCGCTgctgttgctattgttgttgctacTGCTGTGTGTGAGATGATCGTGCGCGAAAGGAATATTTGGCGTTCATTCGAGAATGTTCTTGCTAGTTAAAGATGTTTCTCGATAATAATGAAATGGTGTGGACAATTTTATTTGGCAGTGATTAGCGCTGAACAGAGGCGCGAACAGTAATAGAATTATAATTTTGTacgtctattagtatgaaatttaaaaacatgtgcgaagttattgttaggaaatcttttttaccgattttttctccatcatgcaatcacattcaaaatgtttcttttctctttatgtttttggtaacaaaatatgaaaaattttaaaaatgggttttttcgcaatttaaatttttatcataaatttttgttttttttttttttgaaaaatgatacaacatttttttcagtgtatatttttttcagacagaagtattcattccctgtaacttgttctcagatagttttgctgtataaaatacagtaatcgaacaaaaaaaatgaaattcatacacgtagaaacgtttacgcccttttgaaaagtcgctcttgagtcaaaataatcttattacctgtggaaaatatttagtcttgcatgacggtgaaacgtgtaaagtttctttggaatctaagatggtcggtcacgattttaaagattttcggacggatcttcgtggaattccccaaaggactcttcacatttcctttcgatcatgtctatatgagcctgcctagttctagttttccgttctaagtttataactgattcactctagaatacctatccgtctttcaatttctttgctttcgttgtctcttagtcttaaatttgccgaaaataaccaacaaaatcgatacagtagaaccttgcggcaattgaaacatagtaacataagccaatgaaagtcataatcatctcagaatccaataaaactcagtttttgagaagatattgtctaaatTAGCAACTGAGTATATTTTTATACCAATATTCCTACACTGGTCAAGTTACGGTTGAGATATTGATCATGTAAAAAACTGTAGCAACGTGTCATGGTTTGAAagcttttactaaaaatggtaaATCTCAGCCCCCGACcgaattttcacaatattggttcATAAAAATTTTTGTAATAAATTCTACTTTTTAAACAATGGTTTAATGAAAGAATATTAttgatatttgttttgtttgaattttcttcaaaatcgaccaaaaaaattttttttgtcatgATTAAGAGGTTCTATCATTGTTATAAGCactttttgcaaataactactTTTAAATGGAATTTGATCTTTAAGGTCcacagaaaaataataaaatgttctAAAAATAATTGGGCTTTGAAAAAGTTGCGAAAACACCTTATATGCGACAATTTCTCTCAAAAATGACCGTTTTTCATAAATCGTATTTGCGGGACTTCTAGATGATTTTTAGAAAACTGATTTGTTGTACAAACGTGCTTAAAATATGATAATCTTTCATTATAGGATTGAGCAGCATGATTTTTCGagcatcgatttttttgggcagcctaatatacatggcgttacgttagaatgtttggttagggtactgttgttgtttagtttttgttgtgattctagcTCATGATTCGTGATTTCTCATTACGTTTTTGTGCTATCTTATTGATGAGTTTACTATCgtttttctgtcagactagcgggattaaaattcatgatttcaggatcttagtcacgatttttgtaacttctattcacgttatctagatattttagttatgagtagagtgattcatgttcatgatttcagaatcttagtcacgattttagatatttttgtcacgagttgtgtgatttgtgctCATGATCTCGGGATCTAAGTCACGTCTTTTGTAACTACTGTTCAGGTTATCTTAATATATTAATCATAAATAGAGTAATTCATGTTCGTAACTTCTggatcttagtcatgattttcgtaatttctgttcatgttatcgtaacattttattttataactTACTTCCAACTTTGACACGAAGAGTAATATGACTAATgctcatgatatcagcagttttatcgtgGTATTCGGAATTTCTCTTCGCCTAATtgtgatctattattttttggtcactataggtttttttttattcggaataacgtgacaatatgaactgaatCATGaaaatgtgactgattcgcgatatcttgtATTGTGAATTATATCAAGCACACTATTTGGGATTCTcggcgcagttttcgttttttatCCAGAACcatgaaccttatcaaacgatgttcgaggtcctaatagatTTTTTATATCTATTACTATGGTCGCTTGCTGCTTGGCATTTCACAAAACAGTTCATGGAATAAAAAATGATTCCATGAataattctccaaattttgtgagagTTCCCGAAAAAATGTCGTTATCATGTTGCATGTAAAtgattgtaaatgattagcgatGTCTTTTGAATATCACCAGCACGCAAACTAGATTGTAAATCTTGTACTagcaatcatgaaccagttcacaaacacatgaataatattttattttttcgtgaactctTTCACAGAAATGAACGCGAGTTGTGACttgtactaggtatcatgagttcacgaatacacgaatacgatttcgtgaactatttcacgagctcgGACTTTGGATCGTGACATATcataggaatcatgaaccagttcacgaatacatgaataatatttgatgattttgtaaactatttcacgagtaccacggatattggatcgtacctaatatattagggatcatgaattagctcacgagaattgaatggattcatgaataaaattttgaatttggtgaaatagttcacgagaacatatccagaatattttgattttgtgaactaaggctcctatatctatgaaaatcattatgagtcaacctttggttttatgaataatgttcaagttgtaaactagttcacgtactgAAAATCGCACTAGAAATGACTTGGCGGAAACCGCGACTGAagtacacaaaacaaaaacaaattgttCTACTAAAATAAGCGTTATGTGGgcattactgaagggaaattgagcATAATTATAaatcacatgatttttgttcatggtcctgtttccataacgtaaaaacgtgattgttccaggatTAATGGTACTTTCTTcacgattttttaaatagttttttttgtgtagtttggataaatgagaaaggcacaattacaccagtaggtggattaaaacaggtttttttttataatgaaaTGTTTATTTCTGTACTAGTAATACATTTTATTTCttctccaaattaattttactttttctCTAAAAGATATGATACATCAAATTTCTAACCATATTATCAACATAATTCAAATATAAAAGGTATGTTTTGAGTATACCACCACAATGATAATAATATGCTACATATCTCTCTAACAGCTCTTTTCTCCCAATAAAAGTTGATTTAAAAGAACTGAGTAATTTATATAACACAAGGGAATTCGTAATCAATAAGAGCTTTCTGAAACATTAGTAAAGAAATTGTTCTGCTTGATTTTTATAACAAGTCTTCCATCTGTAGACTTCATATGTCAGTAAAATACGAATCGATCTCAGACAAGAAATAAATTAATGAGTATAATGCTGTAGATTTGAAGGTGTATTAAACAATGTTGTAATAGGTACCATACCCCCTCATGCTAAAACCTCACTCACTGCCTTGGCCATGATCTAGCAAATTATAGCCCAGTAGGGACTCGTCCCAACCCCTTCATTACGACACCGAACTGATTGCATTGTGGGGTGAACCCATCTGAATGAGCACCTTGTCCAGCCACTGCAGCGGTCCGTGCAGATGGATCTCGATCCAGCAGGGCGTCGAAGTGACATCCTGCCGGTGATACTCCGCACCCCAGCCCTTCACAAAGCTCATCCGTATCGTACACATCTTGGTCAGCTCATACACGGCCTCGAACCCGTGATTTACCGACTGCGAAAGCAGCTGAGCAAATTCCTGATTGTTGAAGATCTTCAGCGAGCAACCGGGTGGAATTTTACACACCGTACTCGGATGGAATCCGTGGTGATGGTTGCAGTTACGGCTCTGCACGAAAATAGCTGAATCCGATAGGCATTCGGCGTACACCTCGCCACCGACGTAATAAAGATGCACTCCCTTGCCGATGTGACGGCGTGTGTTTTCGATTGTACTATTCCGGTTGACGTTACTCAGCTGCCCGAGACAGAAGCGATCCGAGTTATTGGATGGATTGGTAAAACCGTCCACGATGATGGAGGTAGCGTTGCAATGGAACACTTCGCCAACACGACAGTTCAGCTCGTAGTAGGCTATGCTGGCCCAGTATGGAGGTTCCTGATAGCTGACTGGAGCCACTTCGCCATGCATTTGATTGGTATCCATTTGATTGCTATCCGGTCCGGTGGCGTTGCTTCCATCCTCCGATGGACTATAGGCAGGCGGAGGTGTTTCTGGCAATGAACCGTAGGGGCTTTGCGGGTTCGAGTTGATTGGTCCGGGGCTAGACACCGTCGAGATGGGACTGTTTGGACTCATGTGAGAGGAAACGGGTGAGTTTGGTCCACCACTTCCAATGTGTGGGTTGTTGAAACCTGAATTGGTATAGCTCACGTTATGTGGCATGTTAGACTCGCTCATCTGATGGAATGGCAACAACGAATGGCCGGGTGCAAATTCGGAGTGACGAGGGACCAGTACCGGAGGTAGAATCGGACTTTCAACTCGCTTGTAATGGTATGGGTTAATACAAACTTCTTTCTGCTTGGCGGTGAATGGAAACTGGCACGATTCGATCGGCTTTAGCTCGTGGTGACTCTGCAGATCCGGCCAACGCCACACCCGACAGTAGATGACGTGTGGAAGACCTTTGCGATGGGAAACCTGCAATCGTCCGTCCAGTGATCTTGGAATTGTAACACACTTGGACGGCTGACCGGGACAGGACAGGGCACGTTCCAGATCCTCGATGGCACCTTTCTGCTTTTTGAGTTTCTTCACCAAACTGTCGACGGCTTTCTCGGCCCATTTCTCCTCCTCGTCACCCTGCTTCCAGCCGAGTAGTTTCTTCACCGCCGGACTGGTGAACGAGAAAAAACTGTTCAAGGTAGCCAGCGTACTGCTACTGCTCGAAGATTCCACATCGTCTGTATCCATGCTAGCATCTACTGATGTTCCGTCTTTAAACCAATTCGGTGAAACTGATCTTTTGAACACAATATTCACTTTCAATGTATTTCTCACTAGTTTAGTTTGACATTATTAAGTGAAAACGCTTTCTCGTCTTCACTTCGTCGCACCGCGACCGATACTAAATAACGAATTAGAACGCGTTGTGGTGGAACCTTCCGAAATACTGAAATTGTTtgcatttcaaaaatgttgaccGAGAGATGGAGATCCGTTGGAAATAACGGGTAAGTGTGAGCGAGAAGGCATTTGACATTAGCAAAGAGCACCTGTAAGCACAGATGGATTCGCCCTAGTGTCAGTATgtctggatttttttttttgggaatgcccAATTAGAAGCAATACAAGCTAAGGTGACGAAATTTTTCTACCTCGAAATACAAATAACGCATCACGTATAAGTCTCACTGAACTTCCCATAAAGGTTAGTTTGGGGCGTATCACAAAAAACCAGTTAGCTTCGTTTACCTGTAACAATAGCCAATTGAAAAGGAATATAATATAAGGATAAAACATAATATTTGATAAATGCTATAGAATGCCTGATTCCTTAGTTACCTGCCAAACTTGACAATA
Protein-coding sequences here:
- the LOC131695550 gene encoding protein mothers against dpp-like; this translates as MDTDDVESSSSSSTLATLNSFFSFTSPAVKKLLGWKQGDEEEKWAEKAVDSLVKKLKKQKGAIEDLERALSCPGQPSKCVTIPRSLDGRLQVSHRKGLPHVIYCRVWRWPDLQSHHELKPIESCQFPFTAKQKEVCINPYHYKRVESPILPPVLVPRHSEFAPGHSLLPFHQMSESNMPHNVSYTNSGFNNPHIGSGGPNSPVSSHMSPNSPISTVSSPGPINSNPQSPYGSLPETPPPAYSPSEDGSNATGPDSNQMDTNQMHGEVAPVSYQEPPYWASIAYYELNCRVGEVFHCNATSIIVDGFTNPSNNSDRFCLGQLSNVNRNSTIENTRRHIGKGVHLYYVGGEVYAECLSDSAIFVQSRNCNHHHGFHPSTVCKIPPGCSLKIFNNQEFAQLLSQSVNHGFEAVYELTKMCTIRMSFVKGWGAEYHRQDVTSTPCWIEIHLHGPLQWLDKVLIQMGSPHNAISSVS